CTCCACCAGCGCACCCGGCAGCCATCCGCCCGCGACCAGCCGGGCCGCGCCCTCGGGAGCGAGCCGTCGGGCCACCTCGGCGGGGGCCGGCCGGGCGGCCGGGTCCTTGGAGAGACAGGCCTCGACCACCGCACGCAGTTCACCCCGCAGGGCGCCCTCCGGCTCACCGAGTTCGGGCTGCTCGTGGACGACCTTGTAGAGGAGGGCGGCCGAGGAGTCGCCGGGAAACGGCGGCCCCCCGGTCGCCGCGTACGCGAGCACCGCGCCGAGGGAGAAGACGTCGGCCGCGCCGGACGCGACCCGGCCGAGGATCTGCTCGGGGGCCATGTAGCCGGGCGAGCCGACCGAGACGCCGGTGGAGGTGAGCGAGGCCGTGCCGTCGGTCGCCCGGGCGATGCCGAAGTCGATCAGCAGCGGACCGTCCACCGTCAGCAGGACGTTGGACGGCTTCACGTCCCGGTGCACCAGGCCCAGCTCGTGCACGGCTGCCAGCGCCTCCGCCAGACCCGCGCCGAGCACCCGTACGGAGTGCTCGGGCAGCGGCCCGCCGCCCGAGCCGACCGCCGCCGCCAGGGACGGCCCGGCCGCGTACCCCGTGGCGACCCAGGGCACCGTCGCCTCCGGGTCCGCGTCCAGGACCGGCGCGGTCCACGCACCGCCGACCCGCCTCGCGGCCTCGACCTCGCGCCGGAAGCGGGCCCGGAACTCCTCGTCGAGCGCGAGGTGCGGGTGCACGATCTTCACGGCGACCGTGCGGCCGCCGGCGCTGCGTCCCAGATAGACGCGGCCCATCCCGCCCGAGCCGAGCCGGCCGAGCAGCCGGTAGGGGCCCACGGTCCTCGGTTCGTCGACTCCGAGCGGCTGCATGGACGTCCACCCTCCCCCGAAAGGCGCCCGACGGGCGCCGTTGGACTCGGCAGCAGCGTAGTGCCGTGGCTACGGCCGGAGCAGCTCCACCTTGACGTCCGCCGGGAAGCCCGTGCTCGGACCGACGCGGCGGGCGAACTCGGTGACCGCCGCCAGCTGCGGCCCGCCGAAGCGGAAGTCGAGGGTGGTGAAGTACTGCTCGAGCACCTGCTCGTCGAACTCCTCCCAGCGGGCCGCCTGCTCGGCGACCTTGCCGACCTCGTCGAGCGAGAGGTTGCGTGACTCGATGAACGCCTCGTGGACCTTGCGGGTGATGACCGGCTCGCGCTCCAGGTACTCCCGGCGGGCCGCCCACACCGCGAAGACGAACGGCAGGCCGGTCCACTCCTTCCAGAGCGCTCCGAGGTCGTGCACCTGGAGACCGAACTTCGGTCCGTCCAGCAGGTTGGCCCGCAGCGCCGCGTCACCGATGAGCACGGCCGCCTCGGCCTCCTGCATCATCAGGCTGAGGTCGGGCGGGCAGGTGTAGTAGTCGGGCCGGACGCCGAAGCGGTCGGCCAGCAGCAGTTGGGCCAGACGCACGGAGGTGCGGGAGGTCGAGCCGAGGGCGACCCGGGCGCCGTCCAGCTCCTCCAGCG
This Streptomyces sp. NBC_00377 DNA region includes the following protein-coding sequences:
- a CDS encoding menaquinone biosynthetic enzyme MqnA/MqnD family protein translates to MDNSRTRPRVGHIQFLNCLPLYWGLARTGTLLDFELTKDTPEKLSERLVRGDLDIGPITLVEFLKNADDLVAFPDIAVGCDGPVMSCVIVSQVPLEELDGARVALGSTSRTSVRLAQLLLADRFGVRPDYYTCPPDLSLMMQEAEAAVLIGDAALRANLLDGPKFGLQVHDLGALWKEWTGLPFVFAVWAARREYLEREPVITRKVHEAFIESRNLSLDEVGKVAEQAARWEEFDEQVLEQYFTTLDFRFGGPQLAAVTEFARRVGPSTGFPADVKVELLRP